From one Asterias amurensis chromosome 14, ASM3211899v1 genomic stretch:
- the LOC139947576 gene encoding uncharacterized protein: MARCEGMWPEKNRLIFLFGILAWFYPLSCWCLNLTALDLRGMQASQISDYRNVAFAARAIDGNTNTNFFIESCSTTGFNSHPWWKVDLGANHCLGRITLVNRGDCCNNRLIGAVVRAGIESDIFNNAACGLPVTSVQASILGAHIQFLCDPPVIAQYVSVDDKDHMNGYENHLITLCEVMVEEYPLEYCPQSTTAMIADPLVSITCMSTLIFVDKEVSDARPLSVLHMKSPMQCFMRCKINNECWSFDYVMTSGQCRLYEVKAGDLKADDQLGCLVYAVVRG, from the exons ATGGCTCGCTGTGAGGGTATGTGGCCAGAGAAAAACCGGTTGATATTTCTCTTTGGAATCCTCGCGTGGTTTTACCCGCTATCCTGCTGGTGCCTCAATCTCACTG CATTGGATCTCCGCGGGATGCAAGCCAGCCAGATCTCGGACTACAGAAATGTTGCATTTGCAGCTCGAGCAATTGACggcaacacaaacacaaacttcTTTATTGAGTCTTGCTCCACTACGG GTTTCAATTCTCATCCCTGGTGGAAGGTGGACCTGGGAGCAAACCACTGCCTCGGTCGTATCACCCTTGTCAATAGAGGAGATTGCTGTA ATAATCGATTGATTGGTGCTGTCGTAAGAGCAGGCATAGAGAGCGACATTTTCAACAATGCCGCCTGTGGGTTACCAGTGACATCGGTCCAAGCATCGATCCTTGGGGCACACATACAGTTTTTGTGTGACCCTCCCGTGATTGCGCAGTACGTCAGCGTGGACGACAAAGATCATATGAATGGATATGAAAACCACCTCATAACACTGTGCGAAGTGATGGTCGAAGAGTACCCACTGGAATACTGCCCTCAATCAACAA CAGCAATGATCGCGGACCCGTTGGTCTCCATCACCTGCATGTCCACATTGATATTTGTGGACAAAGAAGTATCAGACGCACGCCCTCTGTCGGTCCTTCACATGAAGTCACCTATGCAATGTTTTATGCGTTGCAAGATAAATAACGAGTGTTGGTCTTTCGACTACGTCATGACTTCTGGTCAGTGCAGGCTCTACGAGGTAAAGGCTGGAGACTTGAAAGCAGATGATCAGCTAGGCTGCTTGGTGTATGCAGTAGTCCGTGGCTAG
- the LOC139947370 gene encoding uncharacterized protein, whose protein sequence is FLVGILVWFHQLSCWCLDLTVLNLHGMQATQVSTYVHKGVSLSADLVIDGDEGTSVLEFKCSHTQQNLHPWWKVDLGANHCLGCITLVNRGDCCNGRLSGAIVRAGKEPDIFNNAACGLPVTQDQASIPGGHTTILCNPPVIAQYVSVDDEDHEPDSKSLALCEVTVEEQPMEDCIQTTSAATMVKPFPVAGMVLSSLLFEGKCIVDPRPLSVSHMKSPMQCFMRCKINNECWSFDYVMTSGQCRLYDVKAGDINADDQPGCLVYAVIRG, encoded by the exons tttctcgtcGGAATCCTCGTGTGGTTTCACCAGCTTTCCTGCTGGTGCCTCGATCTCACTG TTTTGAACCTTCATGGCATGCAAGCCACCCAGGTATCGACTTACGTGCACAAAGGGGTTAGTCTTTCAGCGGATCTAGTGATAGATGGTGACGAAGGAACAAGTGTACTAGAGTTCAAATGCTCTCACACCC agcaaaatctACATCCGTGGTGGAAGGTGGACCTGGGAGCAAACCACTGCCTCGGTTGTATCACCCTTGTCAACAGAGGAGATTGCTGTA ATGGGCGCTTGTCTGGGGCCATCGTGAGAGCAGGCAAGGAGCCTGACATTTTCAACAATGCCGCGTGTGGGTTACCAGTGACACAAGACCAAGCATCGATCCCTGGGGGACATACAACGATATTGTGTAACCCGCCCGTCATTGCCCAGTACGTCAGTGTAGACGACGAAGATCATGAACCAGACAGTAAAAGTCTAGCACTGTGCGAGGTGACTGTTGAAGAGCAACCCATGGAAGACTGTATCCAAACAACAA GTGCGGCGACCATGGTCAAGCCATTCCCCGTTGCTGGTATGGTCTTATCCTCATTGCTTTTCGAAGGGAAATGTATTGTCGACCCACGCCCTCTGTCGGTCTCTCACATGAAGTCACCTATGCAATGTTTCATGCGTTGTAAGATTAATAACGAGTGTTGGTCTTTCGACTACGTCATGACTTCTGGTCAGTGTAGGCTCTACGATGTAAAGGCTGGAGACATAAATGCAGATGATCAGCCAGGCTGCTTGGTGTATGCTGTAATCCGTGGCTAG